Part of the Phycodurus eques isolate BA_2022a chromosome 3, UOR_Pequ_1.1, whole genome shotgun sequence genome, gggctgtatttttgttgttaaaatacatCATTTCATATAAGTACTGTGTGGTTGTACACATTATAATCTCCTGAATTTTAGGGGTGCTATCTTGAGTACCCCAAAGATAGGCTAGAGACGCTCATGTTAAGCGCTGtaggaaatggatgggtggCTTTTCAACAATATGTATCAAATTCAAGCACATTTACATATGGTAAATGAACTggacttatatagcgctttatgtACACCATCAccgtgcccaaagcgctttacaaagcctcacattcacccacaccaatgggcaactgctgccatgcccactgagagcaaattagggtttagtgtcttgcccaaggacacttcaacatgcgTATAGTCgtagctgagatttgaaccagtacccttcggtcactggacgacctgctctacctactgaacCACAGCCGCCACATATACTCActtcatatttatataaaaaaaaaaaaaaaaaaaaaaggaaaaaaaacttacttgTATACGAGTTAATTTTCAGTATTTGCATTACAGAAATCCGGTATGGTAATTTTAATTCAACACTCAATCCataataggaaaataaaaaaaattattgtctaagattttttttttagctgattcAGGACAATTTTTATGTGCTGAATCTAAAAAGCACATTGGTTTTGATCAATCAGATCAATGttttgaactatggccacaTGTTTGTTTACCAtcactgagtaggaactgaacccacgctgcccaaaCCAAattcaggcgagtgtaccactacaccatcagtgacatagTCACTTCAACTACATTGAAGGATGCATGTATCCTCACTACACCCAGACAACTCTCACTGTACTTAACCTTTTGCAGTCTGCCCATTCTTGGTGACTGATTTGCCAACAGCAACTCAAATCTACACACTTCAGTCTCTTGCTCCGCTGTATTATGTTTTTCACAGTAGTCATCTTCACATCTGTTCTTTGGAGGTCAAGGTGTTGTACCCTTTCAAGTGCTTTGGGAAGAGAGGGATCGGAAGCTCCAAAACGGTGGTGTCGGTCGCCGTAGCACAGTACACGTTGCAGAACGTTGTTCAGTGGGCATGGTAAAGAGACCAAGGAGAGCCTCTGGAGTAAAGGGGAACCACTCAGGAGGCAACGAATCACCTTCATTAGTGACATCCAGTACATGAGAGGCCGCATTTGTTTGTGCTCATATGAGAAACTGCAGACAAAACACATCGATGAACACATTAGTACTGTAACCCATACCTGTAAGGCCACAGTGGTGGCTTTTACTAACTGTCCTACACAAAAGACTAACAAAATTAAACTAAAGGTGAGAGATTCTTGCAGTCCATTGCCCACAGATTGTGTAGTTTACTTCCATTTGAACCAAGAGCTGCCTCTTCAGTGGCCGTTTTTAAAAAGCAGTTAAAAACACGTTTAGGCAGAAATTAcactacagttttttttctttcattaactgCATGTTTGTGATTGTATATTTTAACCATGTGAAGCAATTTGTAAGTCCTCTCTGTGAGacgtgctatacaaataaattgatTTACTAAAAGGGGAATAATAACATGACATCGATCAAATATGGTTGGCGTCTAATATGCGCAGCTTTGTTTTGGAATAAACTAAAACTCATCTGTTCACAACACAGTGAATTCCACTCAACAGCATCCTTTTTTTGGCTTTACACCTTGATTAAACACTTGATTTCTCATGCAGTGAAACCTCAAAATAAGAATACAATTCTTTCCATGATGCGGGTTAAAGAGAACTAAaccattgtaaaataaaactaaaataaggtCAAACTTCTCAACCTTTGAAGAGGCCTGCCAGACAAAACGTAATAGGTACAGTACCATGAAAAAGTAGtcgcccccttctcaaattcttatatttttgcatagtttccccactataagattatcaaacaaatgtgcgtaaatatcagacaaatataacccaagtgaacttaaaatgctgtttttaaatagttatttcatttattaaggaaaacaaatattcagttacctggccctgtgtgaaaaagtaatgggcatctaaacctaataactggttggggcatcctcagcagcaacaactgaaatcaatcaAGTTTTCCATAAGTGATAAAGAGTCTTTctcatctctgtggagatattttggcccactcttcgttgcagaattgtttgaattcagcaaaaattgagggctTTCGTGaatgaatggcattttttttttgccaatacatttcaattggattcaagtctgtactttgactaggccacttcaaaaccttcattttgtttttcaagccattcagaagttgacttcctggtgtattttggatcattgtcctgctgcagaacccaagtgcccTTCaggacataattggcaaataaagatgattctgattctgaacattgtcccagattatcgcactactcatcactttaaactgcatacactccttgaagtctaggcgccctttgcacagtggtcattgcaccggactattgcaatattagtcattcgaactgctctaagtgctagaggactctgcatcttttgtacaattcccccccccccccccccccccaaaaaaaagtaccagcattatcagacaactagcaaccctttcttgctcagtgactttttttttttgtgaatgtctttatgtcacaaaagtgttctctgtcaattgactatctgttgtcgtactagagcggctccaactaccggatacaaattgatggctgaacattctccttccggattttctgttaaagagcagaattaatggttccatcaatcacagcaagtcttccaggtcctgaagaatcaaagcagccccagaccatcacactaccaccatcatgtttgactgttggtatgatgttctttctctgaaatgctgtgctacatttacgccagatgttacaagacacacaccttccaaaaagctcaactttaatTTCGTTGTTTATTGTCCAAAAAGTATtgagaatcattcagatgtttttttttttttttccaaaagtaagatgagcctttgtttttttctttatttttgtttgttagcagtggttttcaccttggaaatCTGCCACGGAtggcatttttgcccagtctcttccttattgatgtgtcatgaacactgatcttaactgaggcaagtgagccctgcagttctttagaggTTGTCCTGAGCccgcctcctggatgagtcagtgctgttctcttggggtaattttgtaggccggccactcctggaaatttaccactgttccatgttttctccatgtgaggacaatggctctccctatggtacactggaattctaaagctttagaaatggcttttccAGACTGATACATGGTAATTACTTTATTGCTCGACTGTTCTGAAATTTCTTTGGATGgtatcattttgttgcagcttttttagatcttttgtccgacttgattttgtcgggacagattttgttttaagggatttcttgattgaacaggtctggaggtaaccAGACTTGGGTGTGATCAATGAAAATCAACCAAAAATTGGAGTTAGCcaaaattaattcatgatttaacaaggggggtaattactttttcacataggaccaggtaactttgaatattttttgtttcttaataaattaaatcaccatttaaaaacaggattttaagttcacttgggttgtatttgtctgatatttacatttgtttgataacgTTTAATattaaagtggagaaactatgcaagAACATAaatttgagaagagggccaataccttttcactgcactgtataTTAAACTGTATGTTTATAAAACAGGCATTAATTCCAGAAAAACTCCACTGGGTGACAGTACTGCTCTGCAAACACCCTCCTGTTTGCTCTCTataacagtggatataaaaagtctccacaGCCCTGTCTTGATGTTTTTCCGCTTTAAATAAAACGACACTAATACATtccatttcaaaacttttcccaccataaTTGTGTGTACGATGTTAATAACAGAATCTTCCAAAcacatcccatccatccattatctttaCCGCCTCTTccccgaatatagctgggataggctccagcacgcccgtgacccttgtgaggataaagcggtacggaaaatggatggaaaaataaaagtttggAAATGATTTAGCTTGGTGTcactttttacataaaaaaaacctggcatttgaacattttataaccactgtagttttactttattataGTTTAATTTTACAGAATTATCTTCTCTTCACATttttatgacagttaagaatgtatTACTAAGTAGAATGTATTTAAAAGATTTCCGGGAAAGTTAAAGGTTTTacgatggcaacagtttgagcctagagttcattcattcacttgTAGTCTTACTTGAGTGTCAGAGAGCAAAGGTTCGGCAGACTTGGAAGCTCGCGCTCATCCGGCTCTTGATCCAGCAATGAGGCGGGAGGCTCTGCACTGATGAGCAAGACTTTGAGTTTGGGACAGGCCCGGATGAGCTCCGGTAGAGGAGCGTGAGGGTTTGTTCTCACTCCTTCCAAAGTGAGCGACACGAGGGAGGAACCTGACACTTGCAAGGCAGGAAGGAGATCCAGGAGAGGGCCTTGGTGGTGCACAGAGAGGCTCCTCAGCTGACCTGACCACGACTGCAGCCCTGTGGCTAAAAGAGTCGGCAGACTTCTTCCTCCAATATCCTCTTCGTCTTCAGCATTCACAGATATGGACGTGATGTTTGGGCATAAACAGCCaaaactgtccagagactcacaTGTTAAATCTTTAACATCTCTTAAGCGCAGTGTAATGTGGTCATCACCGCTTTTCTCATTTGTTACATTCTGAGAGCAATCTTTCTCATCATCCTCACTCTCACTCTCATAACCATCTTGAGCTTCTACCCTCCTCGTCTTCCATGAATCGGTGTGCTGCAAGCGCCTCCTCTCCCTCCACACCTCCTCCAACCTAGGTAGCCCTTCTCTAAATGCGAATAAATCCACCTGTGTAAAGTATCTGCGCTGGATCAGCCGGCAAGCCTGTGAGAGTCCCTCCACGGCCAGCCTCTCCAGGTGGGGCATAGAAAGGAGGAGGTAGGCCACCACTGCCGCAAGGTCTCCCTCCTGTTCCCCAAATCCGATATCAAGAGCCAGCAAACTACACAGAGCCAGCGGAGCCACGGAtgtggaagaggaggagccgGAAGGTGAACATTTAGATGAAGGAAAGAGAGCTCCGAGGGGAAGGAGTGCTGCGGGGGGGAGAAAGTGACATCCGGATACATCCAAATGGCGCAGCAAAGGGCAGCAAAAGACGACGGTCCGGATGATGCCGCCATCGCAAGAAGTACCCGACAGGGAAAGTGAACGCAACGTAGGGAGACAGCGCAGTGTGTCTGACAGAGCCTTGGAAGGCAGTTGCTGGGCTCCGGATAGGTTGAGGTTGTGCAGGCCCTACAGGATGTATGAAAAGAAAtcaatgcacacaaaaaaaaaaaatcaagaattaATACTTTGTCCTCTGCTGGGAGAGAAGTGGTTGTACGAAGGTCAGAACTATTCCCCAGAAGAGGAACTATATGTGCATGCCAGGTATCGGAAATGTCACCTGTTTACCAACATCTTTTTCAAAGATACACACTGTAGTTTGTGTTAGAGCACATgcagtggatgtaaaaagtccatacaccctgttcaaatgccggcTTTTTACATATGGAAAAAATGAGAccataataaataatttcaaaacattttccactattaatgtgacATAAAACCTGTAGGACTCAgttgagttctttttttttttttttgagtggaagtaaaacaactgaaataatgtggttgcacaactgTGAACACCTTCTTTTAaatggcatgtggctgtgttcaaaattaaccaatcacattcaaacttatgttaaatgggagtgagcacacacctgccaccattaaaaGTGCCTCTGATCAACCCCAAATCAAATTCAGATGTTATAGTAAATGTTAATGTTGCTATTAATCGACTGTTggtttttatataatatatagcacttttttttgcagctgtggttgtttaaaTGGGGAGATgcagtattttgccaaaccaactttttctagtatttgggatagaatattgtctctatggtgcctcagtaaacatgtgaaataagATCTAAAattgtccacacattcctgagttccagacgcttttctgccgagaggcctgaaatcaggtcattcgaatttcttgaGCGTCTGTCAAAGATCTCTGCCTTCCCTTTTCGCTCCCGCGCCATTGCtgtcaacattaaaaaaaaaaaaaaaaacatgcactctCTCAAATGATCGACTTTGATGTCATTGATGTcatgtcatcgatcggctccgcacaataCATTTAACTCCACATCACtgttgcgtatgaatccaaaagctagtttatttttagccttgacACGTGTCTTGTGTCAGTACtttaactatctgacggcccaaaaagtttgtttcaattttgtcgGTTAAAAAAcgaatctcagacaaacaacatgcaagttatttgcagtctgtgcacaactgaagtacgttgtggggaacgtTATCTAAATGCTTGCTAGCCacgacagtgagaaagttagagtaagcatgtcattaacagtatttattaaagtaatttcattgcaataaagtaatttaattacagtaaattagcacccattatttatgtcatgttgtaatgttgaactgacctaaacttatgccagtggccaatccttgaatgccccctagaggtcattgatgttttaacttttgtctagaATGCAAGAGAATAAATTTgagagctgggatgggctccagcacgcccgcaacctttgtgaggataagcggtacagaaaatggatggatggatacagtactctgtatacagtacacaagtatatacaataaatgaacaagtcatgtaaatggacacattgctccatcttgtgatcggatcggtgatcgtttttttttaactcgctgatcggccctgaaaatcctgattgtgtacaccctacttttg contains:
- the si:ch211-214j8.12 gene encoding uncharacterized protein si:ch211-214j8.12; this translates as MPLFRASADHVVKDRPKWRKIRCSRVLEEDDSVPSLMQLCLLSLADNMKKVWVKDYADNYMDNYSFRHIMGPFNMLSGELVEELTSLLCSRKQLSRAALHLLLVPQLRGLSLERFPGLVTPALCAIIAARCQGLHNLNLSGAQQLPSKALSDTLRCLPTLRSLSLSGTSCDGGIIRTVVFCCPLLRHLDVSGCHFLPPAALLPLGALFPSSKCSPSGSSSSTSVAPLALCSLLALDIGFGEQEGDLAAVVAYLLLSMPHLERLAVEGLSQACRLIQRRYFTQVDLFAFREGLPRLEEVWRERRRLQHTDSWKTRRVEAQDGYESESEDDEKDCSQNVTNEKSGDDHITLRLRDVKDLTCESLDSFGCLCPNITSISVNAEDEEDIGGRSLPTLLATGLQSWSGQLRSLSVHHQGPLLDLLPALQVSGSSLVSLTLEGVRTNPHAPLPELIRACPKLKVLLISAEPPASLLDQEPDERELPSLPNLCSLTLNFSYEHKQMRPLMYWMSLMKVIRCLLSGSPLLQRLSLVSLPCPLNNVLQRVLCYGDRHHRFGASDPSLPKALERVQHLDLQRTDVKMTTVKNIIQRSKRLKCVDLSCCWQISHQEWADCKRLSTVRVVWV